DNA from Salinibacterium sp. dk2585:
AACACCCGGCCCGTACCGGAGTCGTCGACGGGCGAATGGCTGTCGCCGCCGGCTTTCTGGGCGGTGTTGTCGATCCAGAGCGACTCCTCGATGACGAGCGGGTCACCCAAAGCGGCCGCGTTCAGCAGTGCGTCAGTCATGAGTGCAGCATCACCCCTCGGAGGTTTCGACCGGCGGCGAGATCGTCAAAGCCGGGCTCGATCTCGTCGAGCGTGTAGTGCTTGGTCACGAGTTCGTCGAGTTTGAGCTTGCCGTCGCGGTAGAGCTCAATCAGGCGCGGGATCGTGTCGCGGAAGTTGGAGGAGCCAATCGCTGAGCCGCGAATCGACAGGTTCCGCAGCGCCATGGGCGCGATCGGCACATCGAGCCGGAAGGTCGCGGGGTCGCCAAGGGCCGCGATCGTCAGGTTTCCGCCCGGCACGAGCAGGGCGATGGCCTCGGCGGGAATGCTCGGCACCGCCGCCGTGAGGATGATCGCGTCGGCACCGCCCCGCCGCGTCGAGAGCAGTACGTCGCTCGCTTCCGCGAGACTCGCGTAGCCCGCGGTGGCGCCGAACGCGGCCGCCGCCTCAAGCTTCGCCTGCACGGGGTCGATCACGATGACTTCGCTCGCCCCCGCGATCTGGGCCCCCTGGCACGCGTTCATGCCGACGCCGCCCGCTCCGACGACAACGACGACATCGCCCGGGCGCACCTGCGCCGTATTCACAGCCGCGCCCCAGCCCGTGGGCACGGCGCAGCCGAGCACCGCGAGCGTGTGCAGCGGGATGTCCTTCTGCACGACGAGACACGATGACTGCGAGATAACGGCGTACTTCGAGAACGTGCCGAGCATCGCGGATGCCCCGTACCGCACGCCGTCGCGGTGGAACCGGAACTCTCCGCTCGGCAGCGCCCCAAGCATGGTGCGGCGGCTGAGCGCGCACACGTAGCTCTTGCCGACGGCGCAGAAGTCGCAGCGACCGCAGGACGGCCGGAACGAACACACGATGTGGTCCCCGACCGCGATGTCCTGGACTCCGACGCCGACCTCGCGCACGATGCCTGCGCCCTCGTGGCCGCCGACGATTGGGTATCGCACCTGCCCGCCGAGCGTGCCCTTGCGCATGCTCTCGTCCGACTGGCACAGCCCGGAGGCGACGAATTCGACCAGCAGTTCCCCCGGGCCGGGCGGGTCGAGTTGGAGGTCGATGAGTTCCCATTGCGCCCCTGAGTCGGTGATGACTGCGGCTCGTGTTGTCAGCATCCTGCTGTTCCTTTCGCTTGCGTTGTCGACGCTGTGCGGTTCGTGCTCAACCGTGCAGCGCCGGATCGATGTGGTTGAGGTCACGCCCGCGGCCGTCTTTCGCAGACATGACGGCGAGGAGGCACAGGAGGAGGAACGCGACCCAAGCGGCCCCGACGATGTAGATGTTGCCGCCCGTCGCGGCAAGGAACGAGGTGACCGCGAGAGGGAAGAGCCCCGCCCCGATTGTGGAGCTGAGCTGGAAGCACAGTGACGCTCCCGTGTAGCGCACGGCCGTCGGGAACAGCTCCGAGGTGTACGCCGCGAGCGGCCCGAGGATGGCGCCCTGGATGACCTCGGCGACGCCGACCCCGGCGACGAAACCACCGAGCGTGCCCGTGTCGACCAGCATCATCATGGGGACGGCCCACAGCATGGCGGCGAGGATCCCCCCGATGATGATCGGCTTGCGGCCGATCCTGTCGCAGAGAAACGCCGTGACGATAGCCGCGAGCAGCATGCCGATCGACGTGGCCGACTTGGCCCCGAGAATCGACGCCTGCTCAACGCCGAGAGATACGGAATGACTGACGGCCCACGCGTTCGCGAGACCGGAGATCGTGTGGTGGCTGACGACGGCCGCGAGGCCGATGAGCACCGCGAGGCGGTGGCGGCGGAGAATCTCAAGGAGGGGCACGCGGGGTGCGGCAGCGCGCGACTTGAGCTCCTTGAAGAGCGGCGTCTCTGCCACCCGCAGACGGATGAAGAGGGCGACGATCACGAGCACGGCACTGAGGAGGAATGGCAGCCGCCAGCCCCACGAGAAGAACTGTTCGTCCGGCAGGAGGGAGACGATCGAGAAGGCGCCGGCGGCCAGCACCGAGCCCAGAGGCGCGCCGAAGTTCGCGAAGGCACCCGCGAAGCCGCGCCGGTCTGGGTGCGCCGTTTCGAGGGCGATCAGCACGGCACCACCCCACTCGCCACCCACGGCGATGCCCTGGATGATCCGGAGCGCCACGAGCATGACGACCGCCATCTGGCCCACCTGGTCGGTCGTGGGCAAGACGCCGATGAGCACCGTCGCGCCACCCATGAGCAGCATGGATGCGATGAGCACCTTCTTGCGGCCGATGCGGTCGCCGAGGTGGCCGAAGATGATGCCGCCGATGGGCCGCGCCAGGTAACCGACGGCAAGGGTGCCGAACGACGCGATCGTCGCGGTGACAGGGTTGAGATCGGTGAAGAAGAGGCGTGAGAAGACGACGGCCGACGCGGTGACGTAGATCAGGAAGTCGTAGAACTCGATCGTGCTCCCGATGAAGCTCGATGCGAGGATGCGCCGCATCTGCGGCGACCTGAGCCCCGGCGCAGACGATGCCGGCGTGGTCTGAACGTCGATGTTCTGAGTCATAAGGATGTTCCATTCGAAGGAAGGTGAACTGCTCTAGACATCGTCAAACCTGCGGTACAACTGAAGCAAGCGGGTTCTTCCGAACGGGTTATTTAGGGGAGCTGAATATGCCAGCCTTCACACTCCGACAACTGGAGTTCTTCGTCGCGGTGGCCGAAACCGGATCGGTGTCGGCCGCCGCAAAGCACACGAATGCGTCGGCCGGCGCTGTCTCCCTTTCACTGCGCGAGCTCGAGCGGGCCGTCAAAGCGCAGCTGTTGTACCGCCGACCCGGCTACGGCACGACGGTGACCCCGACCGGGGCCGCTGCCTACCAGCACGCCAAACGGCTGCTTGCGAATGCCGAGAGCATCGAGGGACTGTCCCAGACGGACGAGGGCGCCCTCATCGGCGAACTCCGGATCGGCTGTTTCCCGACCCTCTCCCCCTGGATGGTTCCCCGCGTTATTGAGTTCTTCGCCCAGGAGCATCCCGCGATCGACGTGCAGCTCACCGAGGACGACTCCACATATCTCCAGGCGCACCTGCTGGCAGGAAAGCTCGACGCCGTCATCATGTATCGCAACGCCCTCGCGCCTGGCGTCGAAGCAGAACTGGTCGCGCCAGCCCGCGTGCAGGTTGTGCTCGCGGCTGATCATCCGCTCGCCGCCTTCGACGAGGTTCCGCTCGCCGCACTGCAGCCGGAGACCGCGATCGCCCTCGCACAGCCCGCCGCCACCCACTACCTTGAGGACGTACTCCGGGTGGCGGGCTTCATGCCCAACGTTCGCTGGCGGAGTTCCAACACCGAGACGATCCGCTCGATGGTGGCCCGGGGACTCGGCTACGCGCTGGTCATGGGTCGCCCGGTCGGCGACCGCACCTACGACGGGCTTCCCCTCGTGTACCGCCGCATTCAGGGCGACATCCCCGAGAACCCCGTCGTGATCGCGCGGCCCCGCGATGCACCTGTGACGCCGAAGTTCCGCGCGCTCGCGGACTTCTGCCGCCAGAAGTTCTCGCTCGAAGGAACCCCCGTGCAGTAGCTCAGTCGGCGATCACCCTGGCGCCGTGCACCGGACCCGTTGCCCGCACGGCGGCGAGGCGCGCCGCGCTGAGCGCGACCTGCAGTTCGAGGGCCGAATCGACGTCGGCTGCGAGGAACGCGATCGTCGGCCCCGAGCCCGAGACGATGCCAGCGAGGGCGCCGTTCTCCTCACCCAGCTCGAGCACCCGCGCGAGTCGCGGTTCCAGGTGAAGAGCGGGGGCCTGGAGGTCGTTGTGCATGGCATCGGCGAGCATCGCTGAGTCGCCCGCGCGCAGCGCCTGCAGCACGGCCGTGTCAACCGTCGGCTGCGGGGATGCGGGCGAGATGTCGAGGGCGTGGCGCTCCCGGTGCAGGTCGAGTTCTCGGTAGACCTCGGGGGTGCTCATGCCGAAATCGGCGAGCGCGAACACCCAGTGGAACTGGCCCTTCGCGAGGGCCGGGCTGAGCTCGTCACCGCGTCCCGTGCCGACGGCCGTGCCGCCCGTGAGGGCGAAGGGGACGTCGGCACCCAGTTGCGCCGCGAGCGAGTGCAATTCCTCCCGGCCGAGGTCGGTTCCCCAGAGGGCGTCGCACGCAATGAGGGTGGCCGCGGCATCCGCTGACCCTCCGCCCATTCCACCCGCGACTGGCACGTTCTTCTCGATCTCGAGCCGCACTCCCCCACGGTAGTCGGCGACGCGCGCGAGGAGGCGGGCGGCGCGGATTGCGAGGTTGCTTCCGTCGGTCGCGAGTGCAGAGGTGTCGATGCTGCCGCCGAAGGTGACGGAGAAGTCGTCCGCCGGATATGCCCTGACGTCTTCGTAGAGTGAGACGGCCTGGTAGGCGGTCGCGACGTCGTGGTAGCCGTCGTCGAGGAGGCAGCCAACGCGAAGGTAGACGTTGAGCTTGCCGGGGGCGCGGACGTGAACCTTCTCGGACCGGGCCAGCCTGCTCATGCAACCAACCTAGTGGACCGCGCTGTCTGCACCCTGCCGCCCGCGTGCCGGTCTCGCCGCACTAGCCTTCGAGCCGTGACAGGATGCCCGCGAGCTCCTGCGTCTCGGCGTCGAGCTGTTCCGGCGCGAGCCTGAGCCGGGTCAATGCCACGCGGCACCGCCCCACAGAGCCGAGCGGACCTCGACTGAGCGTCGCCAGGACCTCGGTGCCGTCTCCCAGTTTCCACCGAGCGGTGGGGTGTTCCGTCTCGTGGCTCACGGCACTCGGGGCGAGGCCGTAGTGGTCGCTCAGGAGGGCGATGGTGCGGTTGAGCGTGGCCCGCAATTCGCCCTCCACGGTCTTGCTCGAGCCGGCCGCGAACGTTCCGTCTGATTGCTGGCCGGGGATTCGGATGCCGCGTGCCTGTTCGTAGGCGACCGTGACACCCTGCGTCCACCACTGGCCGACGCCGTGCTCGCGGTGCAACCAGTCGGCGATCTCAGCGTGCGACCAGGTGGCCGCGTTCTCAGCATCGAGCAGCGCGAACCATTCGTTGCGCGTCTTGCCCGTAGCGGCGCGCATCTTGACGTCCGAGGCCCTGCTTGGCGCTATGGGAACCATGCCGCCACGATACGACGCTCTGCGCGCGCGTGAAAGGCCTGACTCGTCAGGCGCGTGTGATTGCGAGGAAGTCGTGCACCGTCAGCTGTTCGCCGCGCTCGGTCGGCTTGATGCCGGCAGCTTCAAGACGAGCGGATGCCGCGGCAGAGCCCCCCAGCACGCCCGCGAGCGACTGGCGCAGCATCTTGCGGCGCTGGCCGAATGCGGCGTCGACGAGTTCGAAGGTCGCGAGGCGCTCCTCCTCCGTGCCGAGCGGTTCCTCGCGCACCGTAAAGCCGACGAGGATCGAGTCGACGTTGGGCACCGGCCAGAAGACCTGGCGGCTGACGAGGCCCGCCGTGCGCCAGTGGCCATACCAGGCCGCCTTGACGCTCGGGCTGCCGTAGACCTTGCTGCCGGGCTCTGCGGCGAGGCGCTGGCCGACCTCGGCCTGCACCATCACGAGTCCAGAGGTGATGTACCTGAAATGCTCGAGGAAGTGCAGCAGCACGGGCACTGAGACGTTGTACGGCAGGTTCGCGACCAGGGTCTTTGGATGCCGCGGCAGCTCCATGATCGTCATGGCATCGTGCAGCACGACCGTGACATCGGCGCCCGGCTGCATCGTCTCGACCGTCTTGGGCAGTTGCCCGGCGAGGCGCGGATCGATCTCGACCGCGACGACGGGGGCGCCCGTCTCGAGGAGTCCGAGTGTGAGCGATCCGAGGCCCGGGCCGATCTCGACGACCGGGGAGTCACCGGTGACCCCCGCGGCCGCAACGATGCGGCGGACGGTGTTGCCGTCGATGACGAAGTTCTGGCCCAGCTTCTTGGTGGGCTGCAGGTCGAGGAGTTCAGCGAGGTCGCGGATCTCGGCCGGCCCCAGGAGTGCTTTCATGATTCAGGACCTGCCTTCCTGAGGCGAGAACTCCTGAGTTGGGAGCGAGAACTCCTGAGTTGGGAGCGAGAACTCCTGAGTTGGGAAAGGGAGGGCGCTCATGCGAGAGGGTGCGGCGCGAACTCGCTCGGGGCATCCAGCACGAGCGGCTCGTCGTCCCACGAGCCGTAGACGGCTTCCGTGTTGGAGGCGATGACCGCGGCGAGCAGCGAGTCTGGCACGCCGAGGTGATCGGCCATGAAGCGCAGCGTCGTCGGGATCATGTACGAGGCGTTCGTCTGCCCGCGATGCGGCGTCGGCGTCAGGTAGGGAGAGTCCGTCTCGATCAGGATGTGATCACGCGGCACGACCTCGAGGGCCTCGCGCAGGTTCGCCGCATTCTTGAAGGTGACGGTGCCCGCGAAGGAGAGGTACCAGCCCTCCTCGGCACAGAGTCGCGCCATCGTGGCGTCACCGGAGAAGCAGTGGAACACCGTGCGCTCGGGAGCGCCCACGCGCAGGAGGGTGGAGATGACCTCGTCATGCGCGTCACGGTCATGGATCTGGAGCGCCAGGTCGTGCTTCTTGGCGATCTCGATGTGCGCCTCGAAGGAGTAGAACTGGGCCGGGCGACCCACCTCGTCGGTGCGGTAGAAGTCGAGTCCCGTCTCCCCCACCGCGCGCACGCGGGGCCGCTGGGCGAGTTCCTCGATCTCGGCGAGCGACACATCCAGTGTGCCCGCACGGTCGAGCTCGGGGACGTCGTTCGGGTGGATGGCGACGGCGGCGAGCATCCGGGGTTCCCGCGCGGCCATCTGGGCCGACCAACGGGAGCTCGCGACATCCGTGCCCACCTGCACGACGCCCTTGACACCGACGCTCGATGCGAGATCGAGCGCCTCGCGGTAGTCGAGCAGCTCCGGCTCCCCCGAGGGCTGCCATGCCCCGTGTTCGAGGTGCGTGTGGTTGTCGTAGACGCCCACCGTGAGCGCCTCGGGCAGCGGGGGGTAGGTCATGTCTGCTCCTGTTCGACGCGCGGGAAGAGCGGCGGAAGCGTGTCGACGGTCGCGCCCGGCTGCAGCACGCCCCAGTTGCCCGCCTCGGTGATGAGCTGCTCCGTGAGGGGCGTCGTGAAGCCGAGTGCCGCCCAAAGCTTCGCGGTCGCCTCCGGGATGACTGGGGACAGCAGCACGGCGAGCGCGCGCAGTCCCTCGGCAGTCGTGTAGAGCACGGTGCCGAGCCGCTCGCGGGTCTCCTCGTTCTTGGCGAGCACCCACGGCTCGTTGATCGTGATGTAGCCGTTGAGATCGTCGACCAGCTTCCAGATCGCCTCGATCGCCTCGTGGATCGCCAAGCGCTCCATCGCGGCATCCGCCTTGGTCACGGCCGAGGCGAGCGTCTTCTGGATGGCGAGGTCAGCATCCGAGTACTCGCCCGGCTGCGGCACGCTGCCGTCGTAGTAGCGGTTGATCATCGCGATCACGCGGGAGGCGAGGTTGCCGAAACCATTGGCGAGCTCGGCCTGGTAACGGGCGGAGAGGTCCTCCCACGAGAAGGAACCGTCCTGGCCGAAGTTGATCGCGCTCATGAAGTAGTAGCGGAACGCATCGGCACCGAAGGTGTCGGTGATGTCGCTCGGTGCGATGCCCGTGAGCTTCGACTTCGACATCTTCTCGCCGCCAACGAGGAGCCAGCCGTGGCCGAAGACCCTCTTCGAGACGGGAAGGCCCGCCGCCATGAGCATCGCCGGCCAGATGACGGCGTGGAAGCGGGCGATGTCTTTGCCGACCAGCTGCACGGCCGGCCAACGCCGTTCGAAGTTCTCCTGGTCGGCACCGTAGCCGATCGCGGTGATGTAGTTGAGAAGCGCGTCAAACCACACGTAGAGCACGTGCGAGTCGTCCCAGGGCAGCTTGACACCCCAGTCGAAGCTCGAGCGCGAGATCGAGAGGTCGCGCAGGCCCTGCTGCACGAACTGGATGATCTCGTTGCGCACACTCTCCGGCTGGATGAAGTCGGGGTTGTCGCGGTAGAGCTTCAGCAGCGGCTGCTCGAAGTCGCTCATGCGGAAGAAGTAGTTGGTCTCCTTGAGCACCTCGACCGGGCGCGTGTGGATCGCGCAAACCTGCTGCCCCTCGAACTCA
Protein-coding regions in this window:
- a CDS encoding alcohol dehydrogenase catalytic domain-containing protein, with the protein product MLTTRAAVITDSGAQWELIDLQLDPPGPGELLVEFVASGLCQSDESMRKGTLGGQVRYPIVGGHEGAGIVREVGVGVQDIAVGDHIVCSFRPSCGRCDFCAVGKSYVCALSRRTMLGALPSGEFRFHRDGVRYGASAMLGTFSKYAVISQSSCLVVQKDIPLHTLAVLGCAVPTGWGAAVNTAQVRPGDVVVVVGAGGVGMNACQGAQIAGASEVIVIDPVQAKLEAAAAFGATAGYASLAEASDVLLSTRRGGADAIILTAAVPSIPAEAIALLVPGGNLTIAALGDPATFRLDVPIAPMALRNLSIRGSAIGSSNFRDTIPRLIELYRDGKLKLDELVTKHYTLDEIEPGFDDLAAGRNLRGVMLHS
- a CDS encoding MFS transporter; translation: MTQNIDVQTTPASSAPGLRSPQMRRILASSFIGSTIEFYDFLIYVTASAVVFSRLFFTDLNPVTATIASFGTLAVGYLARPIGGIIFGHLGDRIGRKKVLIASMLLMGGATVLIGVLPTTDQVGQMAVVMLVALRIIQGIAVGGEWGGAVLIALETAHPDRRGFAGAFANFGAPLGSVLAAGAFSIVSLLPDEQFFSWGWRLPFLLSAVLVIVALFIRLRVAETPLFKELKSRAAAPRVPLLEILRRHRLAVLIGLAAVVSHHTISGLANAWAVSHSVSLGVEQASILGAKSATSIGMLLAAIVTAFLCDRIGRKPIIIGGILAAMLWAVPMMMLVDTGTLGGFVAGVGVAEVIQGAILGPLAAYTSELFPTAVRYTGASLCFQLSSTIGAGLFPLAVTSFLAATGGNIYIVGAAWVAFLLLCLLAVMSAKDGRGRDLNHIDPALHG
- a CDS encoding LysR family transcriptional regulator; protein product: MPAFTLRQLEFFVAVAETGSVSAAAKHTNASAGAVSLSLRELERAVKAQLLYRRPGYGTTVTPTGAAAYQHAKRLLANAESIEGLSQTDEGALIGELRIGCFPTLSPWMVPRVIEFFAQEHPAIDVQLTEDDSTYLQAHLLAGKLDAVIMYRNALAPGVEAELVAPARVQVVLAADHPLAAFDEVPLAALQPETAIALAQPAATHYLEDVLRVAGFMPNVRWRSSNTETIRSMVARGLGYALVMGRPVGDRTYDGLPLVYRRIQGDIPENPVVIARPRDAPVTPKFRALADFCRQKFSLEGTPVQ
- a CDS encoding 4-(cytidine 5'-diphospho)-2-C-methyl-D-erythritol kinase encodes the protein MSRLARSEKVHVRAPGKLNVYLRVGCLLDDGYHDVATAYQAVSLYEDVRAYPADDFSVTFGGSIDTSALATDGSNLAIRAARLLARVADYRGGVRLEIEKNVPVAGGMGGGSADAAATLIACDALWGTDLGREELHSLAAQLGADVPFALTGGTAVGTGRGDELSPALAKGQFHWVFALADFGMSTPEVYRELDLHRERHALDISPASPQPTVDTAVLQALRAGDSAMLADAMHNDLQAPALHLEPRLARVLELGEENGALAGIVSGSGPTIAFLAADVDSALELQVALSAARLAAVRATGPVHGARVIAD
- a CDS encoding DUF4287 domain-containing protein — encoded protein: MVPIAPSRASDVKMRAATGKTRNEWFALLDAENAATWSHAEIADWLHREHGVGQWWTQGVTVAYEQARGIRIPGQQSDGTFAAGSSKTVEGELRATLNRTIALLSDHYGLAPSAVSHETEHPTARWKLGDGTEVLATLSRGPLGSVGRCRVALTRLRLAPEQLDAETQELAGILSRLEG
- the rsmA gene encoding 16S rRNA (adenine(1518)-N(6)/adenine(1519)-N(6))-dimethyltransferase RsmA, whose protein sequence is MKALLGPAEIRDLAELLDLQPTKKLGQNFVIDGNTVRRIVAAAGVTGDSPVVEIGPGLGSLTLGLLETGAPVVAVEIDPRLAGQLPKTVETMQPGADVTVVLHDAMTIMELPRHPKTLVANLPYNVSVPVLLHFLEHFRYITSGLVMVQAEVGQRLAAEPGSKVYGSPSVKAAWYGHWRTAGLVSRQVFWPVPNVDSILVGFTVREEPLGTEEERLATFELVDAAFGQRRKMLRQSLAGVLGGSAAASARLEAAGIKPTERGEQLTVHDFLAITRA
- a CDS encoding TatD family hydrolase, coding for MTYPPLPEALTVGVYDNHTHLEHGAWQPSGEPELLDYREALDLASSVGVKGVVQVGTDVASSRWSAQMAAREPRMLAAVAIHPNDVPELDRAGTLDVSLAEIEELAQRPRVRAVGETGLDFYRTDEVGRPAQFYSFEAHIEIAKKHDLALQIHDRDAHDEVISTLLRVGAPERTVFHCFSGDATMARLCAEEGWYLSFAGTVTFKNAANLREALEVVPRDHILIETDSPYLTPTPHRGQTNASYMIPTTLRFMADHLGVPDSLLAAVIASNTEAVYGSWDDEPLVLDAPSEFAPHPLA
- the metG gene encoding methionine--tRNA ligase, producing MSSGKSFYIATPIFYVNDVPHIGHAYTEVAADVLARWHRQSGDDTWLLTGTDEHGQKILRTAVANNVTPREWADRLVETAWKPLLETINISNDDFIRTTDERHENGVRIFLEKLYDDGFIYQGEFEGHYCVGCEEYKQPSDLVPGTGEFEGQQVCAIHTRPVEVLKETNYFFRMSDFEQPLLKLYRDNPDFIQPESVRNEIIQFVQQGLRDLSISRSSFDWGVKLPWDDSHVLYVWFDALLNYITAIGYGADQENFERRWPAVQLVGKDIARFHAVIWPAMLMAAGLPVSKRVFGHGWLLVGGEKMSKSKLTGIAPSDITDTFGADAFRYYFMSAINFGQDGSFSWEDLSARYQAELANGFGNLASRVIAMINRYYDGSVPQPGEYSDADLAIQKTLASAVTKADAAMERLAIHEAIEAIWKLVDDLNGYITINEPWVLAKNEETRERLGTVLYTTAEGLRALAVLLSPVIPEATAKLWAALGFTTPLTEQLITEAGNWGVLQPGATVDTLPPLFPRVEQEQT